A segment of the Pseudomonas serboccidentalis genome:
GCTGCGCTTTTTTGCCGAGTTCCAGCTCGGCCGCAATCTGCCCGGTCAGCCTGCGGAGAGTTGGCACGAACGTGAACTGGACGGTTTGTCGTCCTTTACCGGGGTCACCGTGCGGGTGGATGCGATCGACCCGGCCGACCCCAACCTGAAACACCCGGGCCCAGACGGGCGCGTGGAACTGACTTTCTCTGGAGACGTAACCCCATGAGCAATCGCATCACCGTACTGCCGGCCGCTGGCCGTGCCGTGCCTGACCCGGAGGCGGGCGATCTGCTGCCCAAGGAAGGCCGTGAAGTGCTGGACAGCGCCTGGTGGCGCCGGCGTCTGGCCGACGGCGATATCACACTCAAAACCGCAAAAGCGGCTAAACCACAGGGAGCCAAATAATGGCGATCGGATTCAGCAACATCCCCGCGGACATTCGTGTACCGCTGTTCTATGCCGAAATGGACAACTCGGCCGCCAATAGCGCGAGCTCGACCCTGCGTCGTCTGATCGTCGCTCAGGTCAACGACAACATCGCCGCGACTGAAGTCGGCAAACTGGTGCTGGTCTCCAGCGTTGCGCTGGCAAAAAGCATTGGCGGTCAGGGCTCGATGCTCGCCTCGATGTACGAGACCTTCCGCAAGGCCGACCCGATCGGTGAGATCTGGTGCCTGCCGCTGCACAACACTGAAGGCGCCATCGCCAAAGGCGTGCTGACCCTGACCGGCACCGCGACCCAGGCTGGCGTACTCAACCTGTACGTCGGCGGTGTGCGTGTGCAAGCCACCGTGGTCAACGGTGCCACCGCTGCCCAGGCCGCCACTGCACTGGCACAGAAAATCAACGCCACGGCCGATCTGCCGGTGAGCGCTGCGGCTGCCGAAGGTGTGGTCACCCTGAACGCCAAATGGACTGGCGACAGCGGTAACGACATCAGCCTGCAGTTCAATCGTCTGGGCAAGAGCAACGGCGAAGAAACCCCGGTCGGCCTGACCGCTGCGATCACCGCCATGACCGGCGGCGCCGGCGTGCCGGATCAGATCGCGGCGGTTGCCGCACTGGGCGACGAACCGTTCGAGTTCATCGCACTGCCATGGTCCGATCTGTCGACCCTCAACACCTGGCAAGCGGTCATGGATGACAGCACCGGTCGCTGGTCCTGGGCCAAGCAACTGTTCGGTCACGTCTACAGCGCCAAGCGCGGCACCGTCGGCACGCTGGTCGCAGCAGGCCAGGCGCGCAATGACCAGCACATGACCATTCAGGCGCTGGAGCCGGGCGTACCGCAACCGTTCTGGGTACAAGCTGCAGCACTGGCTGCGCGCACCGCGGTGTTCATCTCCGCCGACGCCAGTCGCCCGACCCAAAGCGGCAGCCTGCCGGGCGTTGACCCTGCACCGGCAAGTGAGCGTTTCACCCTGACCGAGCGTCAGTCGCTGCTCAACTACGGCATCGCCACCGCGTACTACGAAGGCGGTTACGTGCGCATCCAGCGTTCGATCACCACCTACCAGAAGAACGCTTACGGTCAGGCCGATAACTCCTACCTGGACAGCGAAACCATGCACCAGTCGGCGTTCATCGTGCGTCGCCTGCAAAGCGTGATCACCAGCAAGTACGGTCGCCACAAACTGGCGTCCGACGGTACCCGTTTCGGCGCCGGCCAGCCGATCGTGACGCCAGCGACCATTCGCGGCGAGCTGATCGCGCAATACGCCAAGCTGGAACTGGAAGGCCACGTGGAGAACGCCGAGCTGTTCGCCGAGCACCTGATCGTCGAGCGCGACGTGCAGGACCCGAGCCGTGTGAACGTGCTGTTCCCGCCGGATTACATCAACGGTCTGCGCGTGTTCGCACTGCTCAACCAATTCCGTCTGCAATACGACGACGCGGCCTGATCGCCGCGTTTGACCGTAAGCATTCAGCCCACCTCGCGTGGGCTTTTTATTTGAAGGGAGTAACACCATGGGTCAAGTGATTGCAGGCACCTGCTACGTCAAAGTGGACGGTGCACAACTGACTATCAACGGCGGCTGCGAAGCCCCGCTGATGGCCGTCAAACGCGAAACCGTCGTACCGGGTTTCTACAAGGAAACCGACGTCGCGCCGTCGTTCAAAGTGACCGCGCTGCACACCGCCGACTTCCCGCTGAAGAAGCTGATCGAAGGCACCGACATCACCGTCACCTGCGAATTCAGCAACGGCAAAGTCTACGTGCTGGCCGGTGCCTATCTGGTCGAAGAGCCGGTTTCCAAGGGCGATGACGCCACCATCGAACTGAAGTTCGAAGGCATCAAGGGGACCTGGCAATGAGCGGCGCCGTGAAGCTTCAGGTTGCGATCGAAGCTCACGGCGAGCCCCTGACCGAACTCGTCCTGCGTCGTCCGACGGTGCAGGAAGTGCGAGCGATCAAGGCGCTGCCGTACAAGATCGACAAGAGCGAAGAAGTCAGTCTCGACATGGACGTGGCGGCCAAATACATCGCCGTGTGCGCCGGTATTCCACCGTCGTCGGTCAACCAGCTCGATCTGGCTGACCTCAACGCGTTGAGCTGGGCCGTTGCGAGTTTTTTCATGAGTGCGGCGTCGGAGCCATCACCGACCTGATCGCAGTCGCCTATGACCTGGCCTGGTTCTGGAAGGTTGACCCCGAACAGATGATGGCCAGGCCACTGGATGTGCTCCGCGAATCGCTGGAGCACGCGCAACGGATCAATGCGATGCAGCAGGTGCAGTGATGGCAGACGAAGAAAAGCAAGTGAAGACTCCGGTGCTGATCACGGGCATCGATGAACTGTCGCCAAAACTCGGCGCCCTTCGGGCAAAGGTCGAGAGCTTCAAGAAAAATCTCGAGCAGACCGGCCTCGGCAAACTGGATATCAGCGGTCTGTTCAAGGGCGGCAGCGTGATCACGCCGTTCGTGGACGGGATCAAATCGGCGGCGGCGTTTCAGGGCAAGTTGACCGAAGTCAGCGAGACGGCGAAAACCGTCGACCTGCCTGCTGCGCCGAAAGTCGCCGCGCAGAACATGAACGTGTTCAGTGCGTCGATGGAAAAGGTGTCTGCCGCTGTCGACGCGGCTTTGGTGCCGGCAGTCGGGGCGTTGGTGGTCGGGCTTGAGCCGATGATGACTCAGGTCGGCAGCCTGCTCGCCGACAATCCGAAACTGGTGGAAGGACTGGCGGCGGGGGCCATCGCCTTCTCGGCGATGCAAACCGCGGTCACCGGGGCGACGCAAGTGTTCGATGTCATGAGCACGGTGCTCAAGACCAATCCGATCATGCTGATCGCCATGGGCATTGCTGTGGCGGCGGGGCTGATCGTGGCCAACTGGACGCCGATCAGCGCGTTCTTTACGGGTATGTGGGAAAGCGTGAAAAACGCCGGGGCGAATGCCATGGCGATCTTGCGCTCGGTGCTCGACTGGCGCCCGCTCGATACGCTGGCGGCGCTTTGGCAACCGGTCACGGAATTCTTCTCGGGAATCTGGGACAAGGTCAAAGCGGTCACCCGCCCGGTGATCGACTTTTTCAAAACGGTTTTCTCCTGGACCCCTTACGGCATGATCCTGGAAAACTGGGGGCCGCTGACAGGGCTGTTTTCGGCGATCTGGGAACTGCTCAAGGCCTTGAGTGTGCCGGTGATGGCGTTCCTCAGAAACCTGTTTGATTTCTCGCCGATGCAGATGATCAACAGTGCGTGGGGTGGTGTTGTCAGGTTCTTCGAACCGATGTTCAGCGGCCTGCGAAAAGTCGCGCAGCCGGCTAAAGAGTTTCTGGTGTCGTTGTTCGACTTCTCGCCCATGCAGATGATCACCAGCGCCTGGGGCGGTGTCGTTGCGTACTTCCAGCCGATGTGGACGACGCTGCAATCGGCCGTGCAAGGCACCCGGGATGCGTTGCGGACGCTGTTCGATTTTTTCCCAATGGAAATGATCACCAGCGCCTGGGGTGGTGTCATGGGATTTTTCGAACCGATGTGGACGGCACTGCAAACGTCGGTGCAGCGGGTCAAAGGCTTTTTCACCAGTCTGTTCGAGTGGTCGCCGCTGGAGCAGATTGCGCAGTACTGGCAGCCGGTCGGCGAAGTCTTTTCGGCGCTGTGGGATGTTGTGCTGGCGGCGTCTGCGCCGGTCGTGGACTTTTTGCACACCCTGTTCGAATGGAAACCTCTGGATCAGATTATCGAGAGCTGGGGGCCGATCATCGGGTGGTTCGGCGAGTTGTGGCAAAAGCTGCAAACCGTCATCGCGCCGATCAAGGAGCTGTTCGACGGTGGTTTTGCCGGGTTGATCGCCAAGGTCACCGGCAAGGTCGAAACCCTGACCCAAGCGCAGCGCCAGACCAATGCCGAAGGCAAGGGTGAGCTGGCGCCGGCGTTCTTTGGCGCGAGTCCTGCGCCTGCTGGGAACGGCGCGTTGCAAAGCGGTTCGTTGCCACAATCCTCCAGTGCCCTGATCCAGCAAAGCGCCGCCAACAACCGCACGCAACTCGAAGGCGGCCTGACCGTACGCTTCG
Coding sequences within it:
- a CDS encoding phage tail protein encodes the protein MADEEKQVKTPVLITGIDELSPKLGALRAKVESFKKNLEQTGLGKLDISGLFKGGSVITPFVDGIKSAAAFQGKLTEVSETAKTVDLPAAPKVAAQNMNVFSASMEKVSAAVDAALVPAVGALVVGLEPMMTQVGSLLADNPKLVEGLAAGAIAFSAMQTAVTGATQVFDVMSTVLKTNPIMLIAMGIAVAAGLIVANWTPISAFFTGMWESVKNAGANAMAILRSVLDWRPLDTLAALWQPVTEFFSGIWDKVKAVTRPVIDFFKTVFSWTPYGMILENWGPLTGLFSAIWELLKALSVPVMAFLRNLFDFSPMQMINSAWGGVVRFFEPMFSGLRKVAQPAKEFLVSLFDFSPMQMITSAWGGVVAYFQPMWTTLQSAVQGTRDALRTLFDFFPMEMITSAWGGVMGFFEPMWTALQTSVQRVKGFFTSLFEWSPLEQIAQYWQPVGEVFSALWDVVLAASAPVVDFLHTLFEWKPLDQIIESWGPIIGWFGELWQKLQTVIAPIKELFDGGFAGLIAKVTGKVETLTQAQRQTNAEGKGELAPAFFGASPAPAGNGALQSGSLPQSSSALIQQSAANNRTQLEGGLTVRFENAPAGLRTDQPQTNQPGLALSSRIGYRSLSAGGSNELA
- a CDS encoding phage tail assembly protein encodes the protein MSGAVKLQVAIEAHGEPLTELVLRRPTVQEVRAIKALPYKIDKSEEVSLDMDVAAKYIAVCAGIPPSSVNQLDLADLNALSWAVASFFMSAASEPSPT
- a CDS encoding phage tail sheath subtilisin-like domain-containing protein, which produces MAIGFSNIPADIRVPLFYAEMDNSAANSASSTLRRLIVAQVNDNIAATEVGKLVLVSSVALAKSIGGQGSMLASMYETFRKADPIGEIWCLPLHNTEGAIAKGVLTLTGTATQAGVLNLYVGGVRVQATVVNGATAAQAATALAQKINATADLPVSAAAAEGVVTLNAKWTGDSGNDISLQFNRLGKSNGEETPVGLTAAITAMTGGAGVPDQIAAVAALGDEPFEFIALPWSDLSTLNTWQAVMDDSTGRWSWAKQLFGHVYSAKRGTVGTLVAAGQARNDQHMTIQALEPGVPQPFWVQAAALAARTAVFISADASRPTQSGSLPGVDPAPASERFTLTERQSLLNYGIATAYYEGGYVRIQRSITTYQKNAYGQADNSYLDSETMHQSAFIVRRLQSVITSKYGRHKLASDGTRFGAGQPIVTPATIRGELIAQYAKLELEGHVENAELFAEHLIVERDVQDPSRVNVLFPPDYINGLRVFALLNQFRLQYDDAA
- a CDS encoding DUF2635 domain-containing protein, translated to MSNRITVLPAAGRAVPDPEAGDLLPKEGREVLDSAWWRRRLADGDITLKTAKAAKPQGAK
- a CDS encoding phage tail tube protein; this encodes MGQVIAGTCYVKVDGAQLTINGGCEAPLMAVKRETVVPGFYKETDVAPSFKVTALHTADFPLKKLIEGTDITVTCEFSNGKVYVLAGAYLVEEPVSKGDDATIELKFEGIKGTWQ